CCCGAGTCCCCTGCGCGTTGGGCAGCCGCAGGCAATGCTGTTTAACCTCCTCAACGACGAGGACTCCTCGGGAATACTGCGCTATCGCATCAACGCGCTCGATGACCATGGTGAGTTACCGTCCGGCATCGTCAGCCTCAACGGCCTGCCTCCCGGCGAACCGGTTCTGGGCCAGCGCTCGATCAGTCTTGGTTCAACCGACAACATCCAGGTCGAGTTGGCTCTGACTGAATTCGAAGCACTCACGATGCCGACGATCCTCTTTTCCGTCGATGACGACAACGATGGCGTCTATGACCCGATCGGCGCCGGCGCGGTACAGCCGTTGTCGATCGTCGACTGCAACGGCAACGGTGTCGACGATCTGGTCGATATCGGCGCGGGCACGTCGCTGGATGCCAACGGCAACGGCGTCCCTGACGACTGCGAGGCTGTCTGCAACGCCGGCTATTGCTCCCGCTGCTACATCTGCGGCGATGCCGACGCCAGCGGTGCCGTCACGATCTCCGATGCCGTCTACCTGATCAACTACATCTTCGCCGGCGGTGCGCCTCCGAATCCGGTTCTGGCCGGCGATGCCGACTGCAGCAATCAGGTGACGATTTCCGATGCCGTCTTCTTGATCAATTATATCTTCGCCGGCGGTGCGCGTCCGTGCGCGGGCTGTCCGTAGCGGGGCGAAGCGTCCAACACAACCCGGGAGCCCGATTTGGGCTCCCGGGCCGCTTGACTCAGGCGGGTATCCCGCGAGATTCTCGCCGGCAGCCTGCAATGAGCGGGAGTAATGTTGCGTATAACGGTCAATACGGCTCAAGCATTGGCACTGACCCGAAGGCGCGTCAACTGTTGACGAGTGCCGCAGTTTTGCCGATACTTGCCAAGGTAATGAAAGAGGCGTAATGCAGGTCCCGATTCTCAGAAGCACTTACAAAACCCTGACTGAACGTATTGCCGCCCTGAAAAAGGATATCGACCAAAACTCCAAAGATATCGGCGCTGCCGCTGCGCTGGGCGACCTCAAGGAGAATTCCGCTTATCACAGCGCACGCGAACGCCAAGTGCTCCTGCTCGAACGGATGCAGCGTTTCAACGGTTACCTCCGTGGCCGCATCATCGACCTCAACGGCGACCGTCCCGAGAAGATCACCTTCGGCTGTTCCGTCACGGTCGTCGACGACAAGTCCGGCGCCAATCACACCTTCAACATCGTCGGTCCGGTCGAATACGAACTCGATCTGGTCTCCGATATGGTCACGATCTCGGCTCCGATGGCGCGTTTGCTGATGGGCAAGCAGGTGGGCGATAAGGTCGAGGTTAACTTCGGTTCCAACCCCTGGACCGGCACAATTACGGAAATCAAGCCAATCGCATAGGAAAGCACTATGGGCGACCCACCTCCGACCAAAATATTCATTGACTTCGCGTGCGCCACACTCTCCGACGAGAACACTTTGGCGCTGGCGCGCTACATCACGATGGACCCCGGCGGCAACGCCCAGCTCCATCTCGATGCCTACCTCAAAGGCACCGGCATCGACATGAAAGTCAATCTGAGCAAGGTCCTGGTGGACGACGAAGGCGTTCGCGAAGAAGTCACCCGCGAAATCATGCTCGCCGTCCAGAAAGGCCGAACCTCCGGCTCCGTCGCGATCCCGCAAAGCAAGTATTCCAACCACGACTGGCAGTTTGCCATCGGCAGCATGAACATCAACTGGAGCGTCGTGCCCGGCACGACCAAGTATCGCCTCAACTTCCGCAACAAGTACCGCTGGCATCCCAACGAAGCCCGCCAGACCCAGTGCGTCCACAAGGCCGCCGAAAACCTCAAGCTCAAAGGCGCCAAAGATTACTGGATGTACGGAGACGCCGTCGTCGAAATCGCCACCGAAGACAATGTCTCCAAAGGCTGGAGCAATTTCAAAAACCCCATCCTCAAAGTCCTCTCCAGCCCGCTGTAAGCCGGATCCACACTGCACCAACCAGGCCGTGCGGAAGATGGAGCTTCTGAACTAGCTCAGACTGACTGTTGCGGGGCACTTCGAATCCGGCCGGGCAGGGAAGCCCCTACCCGGCCGATCCTGTCGATGTACCCCACTGGAACGGTGGGAAACCTTGACCTCTCTGCAACCTCACTATTCCCGCACCGTGTGAGTTTCGTCATTTCGAGGAGCCAACGCTCACGCAACCTGTCTCCGCCCGTGCTGGCGACGAAGCAATCTCCTTTCAGCTATGTCACATTCTCAGCTTCGTAGGTCAAATCCCGTCTCTCTCAACGACCTCCGCACGTTATCGAGCCACTGCCCGCCCCCACAAACATCGACTCCAACCAACGAATGGATTTGACGACCTGCTTCAATCCCCCCGAAAACCGGACACTTTCACCCTGCCTAAAATATTTCCGAAATTTCTCAATCAATCCCCTTGACATCGCCCTTGCCATACGTATATTGGTCGTCCGCTGATCGGGCAGTTGTTCCTTCACAAAGGATTTGCGACTGTGACTGGTAGCGTTCCGAGGCTCCCGGTTCGGGAGACTTATCGCTCTTTGACAAGAAAATAGTGTGCCAGCTAATAGAAAGCTTGTGATACGGGCAAGGTAAAGTCTGCCGCAAGGCAGTCA
This region of Candidatus Zixiibacteriota bacterium genomic DNA includes:
- a CDS encoding GreA/GreB family elongation factor, which codes for MQVPILRSTYKTLTERIAALKKDIDQNSKDIGAAAALGDLKENSAYHSARERQVLLLERMQRFNGYLRGRIIDLNGDRPEKITFGCSVTVVDDKSGANHTFNIVGPVEYELDLVSDMVTISAPMARLLMGKQVGDKVEVNFGSNPWTGTITEIKPIA